AGGCGGCGGTCAGGCTGGCGGCGATGATCGCCGGCCGGGGGCTGGAGGTCACGCGGCCCGGGGAGGCCTGGGCCGATGTGAAGGCGTCGATCGACGGCCTGTTGCGAGTGGCCTCGCCGGCGCTGCTGGCGATCAACTCCATCGGCGAGCTGCTGGTGGCCACGCTCCACAACGGGACGCCGGTCAAGCGCGGCACCTTGGTGGCCAAGGCCAAGGTCCTGGGCCTGATGGTCGGCCAAGAGAGGCTGAGCCAGGCCCATGGGGTTGCCACCTGGGGGCCGGTGCTGCAGGTGCTCCCGTTCAGGAAGGTCTCGGCCGGCCTGGTCGTCACCGGCCGCGAGATCTACGAAGGCCGGGTCAAGGAAGCCTTTGGACCGCTCCTCCGGGACCGCCTGGCCGAGTATGGGGGCGAGATCGCCCACTCGGTCGTGGTGCCGGACGAGGTCGAGCCGATCGTTGAGGCCATTCGCGGCCTGCTGGCCCGGGGGGTCGACCTGGTCATGGTGACCGGGGGGATGTCCCCCGATGACTGCACGCCGGAAGCCGTCCGGCGGAGCGGGGCCGAGATGGCCTTCTATGGAGCGCCGGTGTCGCCGGGGGCGATGACCCTGCTGGCCTACGTGGGCGCGGTGCCCATCGTCGGCGTGCCGGCCGGCCTCTTGGCCAAGCCGCGGGGATTTCTCGACACCTTGCTCCCCCGCCTCCTGGTGGGCGAACGGCTGGGTGTCCCCGAGGTGGCCCGTTTCGGCGAAGGCGGTCTGTGCCTGGCCTGCCCGACCTGTGTCTTCCCGGCATGTCCCTTTGGCAAAGGCGGTTGAGGCGGTGGAGTCCCTTCTTGGGGCGTTGCGGGTCCAGCCCGGACAGGTAGTCTCTTTCGTGGGGGCCGGCGGAAAGACGAGCCTCCTTTTTGCGCTTGCCCGGGAGGCGGCGGAGCAGTGGGGGTCGGCCCGGGTCGTCGTGACCACGACGACCAAGATCCTCGAGCCCTCGGCGGGGGACTTCCCTACGCCGGCGTCCGAAGTCCGCTTGGTCGACAGTCCCGCGGAGGCCGTCGAAGCGGCGGTTTGCGTCGGTAGGACCGGCCGGCTCCCGGTGCTGGCAACCGGCACCGTGCCGGCGCCGGGGGAGACTCGTCCCAAGCTCGCCGGGCTGCCCGCGGAGTGGGTCGACGAGATCCACCGGGCCCAGCCGGATTGGCTGATCCTGGTTGAGGCCGACGGGTCGGCCAAGAAGCCGCTGAAGGCACCGGCCGCCCACGAGCCGGTGATCCCGGCCTCTTCGGCGGTGGTCGTGGGCGTCGCCGGTCTGGACGCCCTGGGCCTGCCGATCGACGCCGAGCACGTCCATCGGCCGGAGGTCGTCGCCCGGGTCGCCGGGCGGGGAATCGGCCAAATGGTCGACGAAGCGACGATGGCCGCCGTCCTGATGGACCCGAACGGTTGCGGCAAGGGGCGCCCACCCGGCTCGCGACTCGTGCCGGTAG
The sequence above is drawn from the Bacillota bacterium genome and encodes:
- a CDS encoding molybdopterin-binding protein, which translates into the protein MKEVRIEDSAGLTLAYDLTEIVPGQRKGAVLRRGHIIRESDLETLRRIGKSTIKVLELEANEVHEDEAAVRLAAMIAGRGLEVTRPGEAWADVKASIDGLLRVASPALLAINSIGELLVATLHNGTPVKRGTLVAKAKVLGLMVGQERLSQAHGVATWGPVLQVLPFRKVSAGLVVTGREIYEGRVKEAFGPLLRDRLAEYGGEIAHSVVVPDEVEPIVEAIRGLLARGVDLVMVTGGMSPDDCTPEAVRRSGAEMAFYGAPVSPGAMTLLAYVGAVPIVGVPAGLLAKPRGFLDTLLPRLLVGERLGVPEVARFGEGGLCLACPTCVFPACPFGKGG